The Argiope bruennichi chromosome 5, qqArgBrue1.1, whole genome shotgun sequence genome segment AAAGTATATCATCGGGATTGAAATTTGTcgataaaaaatggaaatattatttgtgAGCATATTGTATATATTACACCATATCTTAGATTTTTAATAGATTCCTCAAAAAAggtgatgaaataaaataagaaggcAAAAATGTGTTACATCAGTTCAAAGCTCACAACGAACCTCAGATCTGGGGGGCACCTCAgatttgaggatgagaagcttctgatATGACAGTTGGTGTTCGCCTCCTGGATGGTTACATAAATCATGTGGGGTCGATAATCTCCTATCGATGATGTTTCTCTAGAAACTTTTcactggaagggttgtaccgtggccatgAACTCGACTTCAGCTCCCGCCAATGTTCTTTCGGCGGTCTGATCATTCAAAATTATCCGTGTACTTCAGGGAAGGTTAGAATAGTCAATGTGTGATGATACTGTaaaggaaattagaaaaaaaattattagaatcttCATTTCTTTACTATAAACCTTGGAAGAAACATACGCgattcaatatttgtaaaaataatgaaaattgcttaaatttccTTGTAGcactgaaattcattttttcaattcctaaaacattaaagaaaacgCAGTTAATACTATTAGAagcaaatatgttaaatttttaggaagtcttaaaaaatgtgaaatatcatatatatataatatatactatttcCAGAAGATACATTGAGGACAAATGTTAAAATGAAGCCTAATCTAATTTcattgtaagcaaaaaaaaaaaaaaaaaattactcctaTGTGCATATTACCCACTGTCCAAAATATGTTTGcatcacattttaataaggtTTGTTTCAGTGATCTGCCCCATATGTTTGACAAAGTATGTAAAAGCAATGAAGCTGAAATGTAACTACAAAAATTTATCGAACAAATGGgtgctttcaaaatataaagttgaaaaaaaaaaaagccgtgcGCTTCTCTTTATTTgggactagccgcctttggcgaccagccggttcaccaatcttaatgttcattaaaattttaataattaaatattttatgcaattcctactttaatagcttcttcatcaaaatattttaaaacttcaaattttgatagtcataaaattcaatcataatattataaacgccttcagtcataacgtaatatgtatctctctcattttctgttagctcccgtagaatttatactttaaattaaagtgtaattgattaatctgcaattaatataataatattttttactgaagcaaagtattttttttttgtaatatgattactgaaaacagtcactgagcgtttaaactttatgggcactaaagaacatctttcttaatttatgtaatatttcaagagtttgtcaacaaaattttctcagattcatcatgaccatatcgattaattaacaatgtttaattttaaatgcatcaaacactaagaaattaaaacgaatcgtttaaaataatcggttgaaaacaggttaaaaaaaactgcttaaaaaacgatggacttaaaactataagcatatacaaaaactatagcatataactaacataaatacactttaattacaaaagcatgcaactaatctaaaaataatttaaatcattcgttgataatggttgccatgtcaacaatcagaacacaatgcgcatgcgtgaattttcaacgccagttacggtaacgcaaatgcgtgagtttttctacgccagttggggtaacgctatgcagattagaaatttttaatttcctttattctgttttattttaattcaaaagtacttcagaatgaatctgaaagatcgattaatgaacaatgtttaattttaaatgcatcaaacattaagaaaataaacagaatcgttttaaataattggccgaaaaatcttaagcttagccacattactgttgggaaaaaaagctgaactcttactcatttggcggtggagaaaatgaaaagatttgttttggcgggaaagttagtttatagttaataattaaaattctaattaaaaattcaaaaaaagggaccccaggttcACATTCccatctccaaggtatacatgtaccaaatttggtaggtgtaggtcaaatggtcttttctgtagagcgccaacacacacacacacacacatttagctttatatataagtatagattattccGAACACGGTTTTTTTAAAATCGCAATAAAAAGAATTCAGCATAAGTCGTCAACAACAAATTTCTAAGTCGAATTTAAAGAACACGTGAATCAAGAAAGATATGGATGTTTTCTTtaacatattattcaaaattttatactgttttaatttagtttaattatattagaaccccattttaaaaaaacagtggAATTTCTTATGTACAGCCAACCACACTGCCACCACTGAATTAAGCAGTATGGACAGAATTTATTGTGGCGGACTACTGTCTTAAGTATAATAAGTCCATAACATCAGCCGACTCTCCGAACTGTCATCCTCTTAGAGGCAGTTGGCCCccagccacaaagtggtcaatctctGACCTTCCTCTTTATCTTCCGGTACACGTAATCCTGTTAAATAAGGAGCAGACTATCACTTTAAGAAAATCtgcacaaaattttcaatattccttCAAATTATCGTTCCACAACTACAAAAATCCAgacacttaaaaattttcaaatagctgGTAAATAACTGTTTTTAACATCATGTTCttcagtgttttaaaattatctggactgtacttaagtcatcattttcaacttacaaatttttttttcttaattccgaGATTAGtgtgcattttattaaataatgataaatagttccaattcctccacagatgcatttattttctgcaCTCTTCCAAAGAGCAACAGTGGAGCTATTAGTGGACGGATTTCAATAGGCTATTAGTAGACGGATTAGTAAtttgaactgcagtcagatgacgTTCTACTATCTAAAAAACGCATCTCTAATTTCATTccagaatgaatgaataattttccaAGGGATGCCGGTATTAGACTGATGGATATCCTTGtaatctaaattaaaatcaatcattcttaAACGGTCATGATAACCGTGGTTGCTTTCAGGAAGAGCCCTTCCTGCATGCGAGATGACCACCTGTTGCGCCTGCCAACTTGAAAATGAGTGATCCTTCGAGTGGAAAAACGCTTTTCTGAGTTTTCTGACAGAAAAATTTCTTGCGCATAATGGATTGGATGCAAAAGATGCTGAAAGATGAAGGATCTGGCAACAAAAGAGCCAAGCACGTGATCTGAAAGACTAACATATTCGTTCGTGTGAGATCGTTGAGTTTTGATCAGCCTTCAGGTAAAAGTGAGCTTTCAATTATATAGAGGCTGTTAACtcagttttgaaatgatattgaaatgcaagtttttaaataaaagaatttctactTTATGTTTTATTACGTTCCTCTTATTCCAAACGACCTTACATTTTCTACATattaattttgatgatattttgtaCTAAATTAAATATGGTAGTACTTTTGTTCCTATTCTTCCATATTTTCAGTTCTCCATTAATAGTTTTAGAAATCAATGCtttatcaaaaatctaaaaaaaacataCGGGAATAATGCATTTGGTGATATACTTACCAAAAATGCATTGATGCCAGtttcttatttatcttatttatttgacTGAAATGCTTTATAGCTGATTTAGAAGATTGGGCTGCTTGCGTTGTCTTTATGAAGAGTTTAGCATGAAGGTTTTTAaggaaattctttttaactttaagtattaactttttttcttaaatactatcaataaaatactattttttttaataaaatagagaatttattttcattttaccttCAGCTAATCGATCTGAAATACATTCATATTTCCGATTTTAcaacagtttttcatttcttttaaatataattatgcagAATTATACATTGAATTTTACGGCCAAATGCCTGAAGAAAGGCGATatattgtgtgtatatatatatatatattgctttcttTAGGAACCAAGTCACTAATTTTATCTACAATAGAAACCTTGCAACTTAATGATTTTGCACCAATTTCTCGAGGTAGTGAATTTTcgtattaaattacaaatagatacatttgcaaaaattatcatcttctttaaatttattaatgcatttattttttagatacattgtacattttcatttgttttcatcttataaatactatatttattttgcttttagatATACTCATCCCACGACCTTTGCACCGTTTCTGGAATAACAGCGCTGATATATTTTTTCTCCGTAAAAGGTAAAAACGCATCCTattcaatgtttatttataaacgtcatttattattaaagaaaatcttgaaataccaaataataactttaaagttATGTaaacaattattgtataaaaacaatttcaaaccaAACAGTTGCTTTTGTACCACCATTTCAATTAATTCatgatcaaaaaatatattaaaaagttctcTGCCTTTCGCTATTTTGCGAGcggtttttttattcaatttcaattgtGCTTGGCAAAGGTCATCTGTAATCATCCAGTAATATTCCAATAATCATCGAATAGTTCAATGATTCAATGTAGCAAACTCatggtaattttttattgcaaatgatatatatgtatatatatgctaCGATTatcttcataataataaaataataacataaaacttTCTTCAGGTGCTGTTGCTTTAGGTAAAACATTTGTTGCTATGTAAAAGCAATTATTGTTTACTTTATAAACTggtaatgtatataaaaaagtttccgtagccaattattaataaatgaatcttttcaaataagttttatgtTATTCTTCTTGTTGTGTTCTTAAAGAATTCTGATAgcaattcttcttttttattccttttcgtGTCGATTTTTGGGTTCGTGTATGTATGCGAAttgttggaataaaaaattatgttatatgaaCAAATGAGTTTTGTTATCGAAAATTATGATCTGGTTAAAAATTATGATCAGGTATTTATTAGACATCAGGAATGGTAACTTTACTCATGGTATTCTCATTACATCTATTAAAAAGCGACtgtatcatatttatatatatgagaTATTAAATACATATGGATGTTCTAGATTTGacttgtttttaaacatttttgaactgTTTCTGAGCAAAATTAACACTGAATTTTGTAcgattaaaactttcttttcagaATCTAGAGTTTTAAGAGAGTAAAGTAGTTTTATGAGAGTAGAATGTTcataaaaagtgtaattttaatctttttataaatataccacAATTTGCTttgcaaaaataagaattatattatttgtcaAAAAGTGATTTTACCACTAGCCTTATTTTatgacaaatgaataaatttattatcacttCTAAAATTACATTAGAGTCATCAAAATCAATGGCaatgtttttaatagaatatttgatctattaaaaatataaacaatgattGAAGAACTGCAAAGCTAATTTTAAGGTGGTTTTCCACGAGAACTGGGACAAGCAAACTTTCGTCGCAGTCTCCCTCAGTAAATACGACACTTTCAGAAACTAACCTTATCgttgttttaaataaacattgacAACCTTGTATATTAACTTTTGTGGATTTCGAAACCCCGCAGGAACTTTCTAACAAGTTTTCCTCGATGCATTCTTGGTAAGTTTGCGAAAGATCTCTTCTAGTGTCAACCATATACGGTGATAAATGCCGCAGGAACCGTCTGTGTCTGCTAGATTCATTTAACCAGCTGATTAAATACTGCATTTGAAGCCGGTCTCATTACACAGGAGGAAATGAAATAGGTCAACAAAACCATAAATAAACAAACTTCTCACTGTTTTCTGACAAacggaatatttattaatttctctgGACCTTACTGTAGATGgtttagatatttaaatagattaaattgtATTTGAGTGCATTATATATTAGATGATATGTTTAAGAAAGATTAATTATTAGAAGATATTTTGAAGGTGTTTGTAAGTATTAGAATACTacgcaaatatataaatatttacaatttttcaaactgaaactTATTAACTATAATACACTTCTGCTAAAGTTGAAAGCTAAGATTTAATAGCAtaagagccatatctggccatgctGCACCAAAAATATGGTTAATATAAGAGTgcataataatctaaaattatggtaaagaatctaaaatatttgctttttacgCATCTTTACAAAAGTGGTTTAAAAGTTGTTAAAAGCAAATATCTACTAACCCTAAAGTGTGTGTGTGCTGGATTTCTACTAGCCAAACTGTTTGATATACAACCActaaattttgtatatgtatatatacctTGGGTTGCGAAATATGTACCAGTTTTATAGTCGTGCAATTTCTCCTACAAtttggtgatttttaaaaatagttctttccTAATTTACAGCATTGGATTACATCGTTGCcctaaaattcaaatagttttcatcgtttcataaaatatttaatcgcgtgatttttttCACATGCTGAAAGCTAtggaaaaaggattttgtttaatctCTTCGGGACAAACGTTGGATATGGGGATATGCATTGGATTTTTCCTCAGGGTAGAACGCCTCATTCTAGCATCTGGCTTTTagaatgtaatgatttttattagatGTCATTACTAGTCCATGTTCCAACGAAAGATTGgttcaatatattataaacaaaaacagaTGTTTgctaatataaagataaaatcatGCACATTTTGAAGTGCCTGTTATAATTTATACTCTCATTTGTGATAGGGTATTAATCTAGCAAGGATTTTATTTCCCTCAGTTTCATTTATACAGTCCGCTATCCTTCCGGGAGGGGGtatatgtaaatttatgaaagatacacttatgtattttttttttcgatggcagtaataaaatattgaaatttttatgataaaatagaaaaaaaaaacttggaagaTAGTATGCTCAAAGCAAGacaaaaaaattcctctcggcaagctaaaaagtaaatgcagattctttttcatctaaattaatattttgaaatttaatttttttttcaaaactggcagcataaattgttgatgttagaaaagGTCAAAGtcagggcttgaaaatcactttttagcccctaacttctaagatattgcaaaatctttaaatgcgaaagttgttcgtcttaatgaggtgTTAATTTGgctacttaaatttatttttctaacttcaATATTAAGGAAGCTATAGCGAAATGAAAAACGAACTCAACCGAGATTTTTATattacaacatattccaagccggttaaaatccaaataaaattaccctatttatcttgttcacaagataactagtgtgtgtgtgtgatgatattttaCCATCTAATTTAAAAccttattaatttcctaattttttatcttaatttagcccatataaaCCACATTCTAAATGGTATCTTATTTATTTCCTGATCAAATtcctactttatttttatttcattaatcttaCACTCGCTCTAGAAAActgtaaattcagaaaattctcaCGCACCGAAGGATCAATATCCTCaatgtttgcaacattcttttaaagatacctaaatttccctatcctaCATATACATGTAtgaaagaaatccctatcaaaatctcatagtaataACCATAGAGGGAAAATTTCTCTCACttttgctcttctgctcttgCGTCGCGATGTAAATTGAAgcatttcttaccacttattcttgtaaaaaattatgcttcCCCGGATGGAATAAATTGAcgtattaaaatttcacaaatttctcCGTTTCTTCTTCTCGGCCACGCATCTGctaatatatgtaatgatattttaactctaatttcaatttaattaattttcaagattttatcttaatttagcccatagtaacttcattctaaaatattctcttatttcgtgatccaattccactgtctctacttaattcattcaagagaagctttgttaaattgttgaatcagctaaaatctaactttcccacactgcgcgtgaagagataaaataccgctaatcaggcaaattcttttttaaaatctccttgTGTTTCCCCTGCATTGTCCACGCTTgcagcgaaaatccctatcgaaatctcataatacattggcactgtaaagaaatattttccctatcaaaatcataggttatttaagaccagggataaaatgtctaAGAGCtatttttcctcattccttttctgtgtcgctctgtgtgctcatcgcttgtacatatgcctgcttcttcaaaatgaaataaaacgacgtcacgaaattaaaagtatcttcactgtcttcacactgcatcatgcttcacaacaaataatgttatatatatatatatatatatatatgtgtgtgtgtgtgtgtgtgtgtgtgtgtgtgtgtgtgtgtgtgtgtgtgtgcgcgctcGAAGAACTGCAGatattttcccgaagtcttgtgtTGAGAATCATTGCAATAATACTACCTAAAACAGAAATGACATTGCCTCTGAATATAAACTGTGCAACGTCGGTCTGATGCACTGATTTGCATATTGGGATTTTTCATACAGCGTTCAAGcactaattatcaaaattttttcaatattttaaaatatttcgtaaatatttaacttttatctaACCATAAAATGATCGACTCATatgtttttgcagttttttttcctgaaaaagtgTCCTGCGCCAGGATAATACTCACATCCTTCCTTCCTCCTCTCGAGGATTTCGTCGACTTTCAGCAATTGTTTTACAGATTTCTGTCGTCGATCGTTTTTTATTAGTCGATAGCATTCCAGTGAGTTGTCCGGAGACCTTGAAAACGAAGCACAAGATGTAGAGGAGTTCTCTTTCGAATAGAAACCTGACATTCTCATTCTGAATGCACATAAATTTGCTTCACTTAAAaggaaatagaatacatttctgtCACacctgtaaatataaataaaagaaaatcatgttGAGAAGTTAGCTTCAAAGGCAATTTTGTTAAAAGTTTCCTGTCAACGAAGAATTGTGCTATTGCATCGGTCAAAAAATAATTGAGCTTCTTTTTGTGTAAATGAAGGACGTTTCTTACAAATacacaaaaagtaaatttattaaattatgcattgCTTTTCTTTATGCAATTACCTCTTACCACCTTTTTAGgtaatttcataattctattcccataaataaattttaatttataatggcAAAAACAACTCCAAGAATTTCATATCTTCAATGGTTTCTATTGAATATACTTAGTAAGAACGACTTAgagatttattaaaagtttttaatgaatcaaaatttcccATCCCTTAAAACAGTTTTTGATGAGTGATCGAATTTGTAGATAATCAAGCGTAATTTTGATGAAACTAATTATCTTTAGAATGGATCAATTTTGAATACTTCAgccaatttgaatttattatacttaattttaaaatatgcaaatttttttaaccaataaatataatgaaattattttgaaaatcgttCAGTGCTTTTGATCCTTAAGAAAACCATTTCTCTGATTAGTTTAGACTATCCCGATTTTTGAATTTTCCccctgaattttaatttaaagttcctGATTTCTATTTACAATCAAGAACTCTAccttaaaagtatattaaatacataataatataataatacaaaataaagactctcacttttataaaacttcttattttatgctgctaaaataaattgcaataaattttttaaaagctatttccagaagaataatattttatcaaccTTTACTGTAAGAACAGTGTTAGTTCTCTGAAGCATTATCTGCAGATCACCTTAATTTACTAGAAAGAAGAATgtgtattcttttttcttttaatcatatttatttatttatattttttaataataaaaagtaatctaCATTTCCAATTATATGTTTATTCCTAATGGAGcgatttaaaagtattaaatggaTAAACCTTTGATTTTTGTCATATCGGttgctttcagaaacatttacGCTTGTATGAATCATATTTTAAGTGCCTGTACCTCTAAAATTAACTCTAACAATCTCAGTTTGCAATATTTTGTTCTagatttgggaaaaaaattcgtttttgactaaattcgaactcgaaaacCTTCTATTAACATTGATTTTAAGTAATCGGAAGAATTCTCtatagcaatttttattacatatagaatataattactctatttctttacataatggatatatctattaattttcttgtatgaaatttagtgaaattaattCATCTCTTTCATGGATATTAATGTaatacattaaatgtttttaaacctaactttcaaatttaaaattaataaagggatttaaaaattattttagaaacctgCTCAGAATTGcttactaaaaattttactttttacctTAACCTTAAAGATCGATTCTAGATTCTTTAACAATGAAACAAGCTTCAGTTTTTCAGTAAGAAAACTGTATAACAAACAAAAGTTCCTTAATTTAGGAGAAATTGTTAATGTACTTAAACaaacgagaaaaataaataaaatgttttatagtcacgtaaaaagattaataaaagtttttaatattctgtcAGTATGACTTTACAAGTGAGTCAAGCcacaaaataaaatggcattcattaatagtttaatagttttttctgtaaatataatataaaaagaacttatttatttaaagttatttcaagatgaaatttaaataactcttaTAGATTAGAAAACCCACCGCGTTCGTAGAATGATAAAATGATTTCAGGCTTCATTTAAGAAGAAATAAGCCTCTTTTAAGCAGTCAGTAACGCATCAATATATGATGAGAAAAATGTGGGTCTTGTGCGTTGCTGCAGTGAATTTTAAACCACTGATAAGTCAGAAACGGCCAAGGACCCTCGTTTGACCTATTTCATGTGATTATGATTTACGAGTTCTTGTTTACGAGGCGGAAATCTAATTTATTCTGCAGTATCATCAATTACTTTTACATAACTCCTTGTTCTTTTAATTAGTAAGGAGTTTCCTGCTGAAAGTATAGAGGAAAAAAGAGAACCTTTAACTCTCTAATTTAATTAGCtagggaataaataaataaaaagaactcgCGATTCATGAGCTTACTTGAATATTTTGTTATGGTAATATTTGAATTCAGTAAAGATGGAGAAAAATTCTTGGAATAATATTGAGATTGATGATCCCATTCttaatagaattatattattttaaaggttCAGGCAGGCTCTACATAAAGTAATGCTGGGAAAATGCAACGTGAAGTAAATACTCTAcagtcattcttttaaaattctaattttttgaactcgtaattttaattaattgttttttatgtttttttaatctgtCAGCAATATTTGAGTGccaaattggaaatatttattccttttttattaaagaatttgtattcatgttattaatattaagaatataaaatagaatcttgtttttttttcagtttctataaaacgtattttttccttttcttaaatattattactgtttaaattgttgttaatttattaaatcatgcAAATGATACGTGTAAGCAATTTTAACATTGAAGTATGTTTTTgcaagttatttattaatttctaaaactcaATTTCACAGTTTCAGCAATTTTTGCTTTCAAcgttttcaagaagaaaaaattccatttaaataaatttaagaatttttccaattttgtgtaataaaaatactattaggCCGCTAATTGAAAAACTCTGTGAAACGGTAGTATGATAATTCTCATGCCTCAAAGTTTGAGGAAGTTTTTCATGCACAAAAACAGAATGGAATCATTCTTTTCATAATTGGGCATGTCACAAATTACCTTTCTCACCCAAGATTGCAGATGTATGTCCGAAAAAGTCAGAGTCAGGGTTTTGTCGAAAGGGCCGATTTTGGACAAGTACGGGGTCATAGGGTCAAATTCTAAAATTCCAAACAAATACTcacgaataaattttaataaatatttatggtttaaaataatgtttaggaacataatttaaagataatcaatccattcaaaaaattatgtctCAATAATACatcccttttatttaaaaagaaattaaaaatttcaaaacattgggcATTATTTAaacacatgaaaaatttaaagcagaaaaatatatttaataattatatctactgtttgtataatatttttaagtaaatgaaatgcaattagGTCACAACGAAATTCTatagtaaaaacattaaattacattCTATCAATAAGAAACAGTTAAGAAATTCGATCAgttattgtttttgattttgaatcactgagatttttttctgttattcaaaGTTTTATCATTTGAGCTAATGGATTTTCTTTGCTTTCATTGCcttctaatttttctaattttctttctaataatacTTGTAAGGTTTCCAAATTCTTTAAGTATGCCTTTGTTCTTGGCACTAAGTTTTGAAAGGAAACTTTACATGATTGATTTTTTTCGCAGAAATTGTCAGAAACTTGTTTGAGATGAAAATCGACACAGCTCTTCTTCTTTACTTGCACAGTTTCTGAAACCTGTAATTatcgaaagaataaaaaaacgtttaatatttttgaaaacactgAGCTTCTCAGAAATCAAATTGAAAGGAGAAATAAttaggaaatgaaaagatttattgaaGTAAGATTATGAAATGCATTGTCCTTAaggtattcaaaatataattttttcatccaCTGCTATAAATTCCATTAATGCAATAAGAACAAGAAAGTGGTACGATGGCCATTGTACAGTAATACAATTGAAAttcgcattaaaataaaattagtaattgattaattaaattttttaaaaattcacttatgTGAATTTTAGGTCAATGAATAAGTAGTGAAATGATGATCATgtcaagatatattttttcattcattcattcatatatatatatatatactagtcgcctttggcgaccagccggttcgccaatcttaatgttcgttaaaattttaataattaaatattttatgcaatttctactttaatagcttcttcatcaaaatattttaaaacttcaaattttgattatcatataattcattcataatattataaaggccttcagtcataacgtaatatgtatctctctcattttctgttagcacccgtagaatttatgctttaaattaaagtggaaagaatttatcttcaattaatataataatattttttactgaaacaaagcatttttttataatctgattactgaaaatagagtcattcagtgtttaaactttatgggcactaaagaatatctttttaaatttatgtaatatctcaagagttggtcaacaaaattttctcagattcatcatgaccatatcgattaattaacaatgtttaattttaaatgcatcaaacactaagaaattaaa includes the following:
- the LOC129968348 gene encoding uncharacterized protein LOC129968348, which translates into the protein MIYYGRIISRQFFDEDYWQEMSDFEKCCYANKKKNYEFFLNLGLKPQKPHFMKKVKNRKYLNTFKERNSPKKKIEKSAKLTEKVSETVQVKKKSCVDFHLKQVSDNFCEKNQSCKVSFQNLVPRTKAYLKNLETLQVLLERKLEKLEGLRVPEDKEEGQRLTTLWLGANCL